A portion of the Neorhodopirellula lusitana genome contains these proteins:
- the proC gene encoding pyrroline-5-carboxylate reductase → MPLPKLTSIGGGQMARALIGGMIRSEAMLPADLTIVQPSAEGRSWWDSEYPDCTTEPIENVGKAVGDAEIVLLAVKPHIIGPVISNPDCSFDNKLVISIAAGVPLEKLCAGVGHQRVVRVMPNTPSLVGEGASGFCVGADVQPADVANVKLMLESVGYVAEVTEPQMDAVTGVSGSGPAYIFLLIEGLADGGVAEGLPRKTALALATQTVLGAAKMVRETGLHPGQLKDNVCSPGGTTIAAVKTLEQNAVRAAMMSAVSASANRSRELQ, encoded by the coding sequence ATGCCCCTGCCGAAATTGACCTCGATCGGAGGCGGCCAAATGGCCCGCGCCCTGATCGGTGGAATGATCCGAAGCGAAGCGATGCTGCCAGCCGACCTGACCATCGTGCAACCTTCGGCGGAAGGACGATCTTGGTGGGACAGCGAGTATCCAGACTGCACGACAGAGCCCATCGAGAACGTGGGCAAGGCCGTGGGCGATGCGGAAATCGTCCTGCTTGCCGTTAAGCCTCACATCATCGGGCCGGTGATTTCGAATCCCGATTGCAGCTTTGACAACAAACTGGTGATCTCGATCGCCGCCGGCGTGCCACTGGAAAAACTCTGTGCCGGAGTCGGCCACCAACGCGTGGTTCGCGTGATGCCCAACACGCCCAGTCTGGTTGGCGAGGGAGCGTCCGGGTTTTGTGTGGGTGCCGATGTGCAGCCTGCGGACGTTGCGAATGTCAAGCTGATGCTGGAAAGCGTTGGATATGTCGCGGAAGTCACCGAGCCGCAAATGGATGCGGTGACCGGCGTCAGCGGCTCCGGACCGGCCTACATTTTCCTGCTGATTGAGGGTTTGGCCGATGGTGGTGTCGCCGAAGGGCTGCCGCGAAAAACCGCGTTAGCACTGGCTACTCAAACGGTTCTTGGTGCAGCGAAAATGGTTCGCGAAACCGGCCTGCATCCCGGTCAGTTGAAAGACAATGTTTGCAGCCCCGGTGGAACAACCATTGCCGCGGTGAAGACACTCGAACAGAATGCAGTCCGAGCGGCCATGATGTCCGCAGTTTCCGCCTCGGCAAATCGAAGCCGCGAACTCCAATAA
- a CDS encoding polyribonucleotide nucleotidyltransferase: MSVHKIRVERKIGDQVMSIETGHIAKQAAGSVLVQYGETVVLVAAASGTPRPGIDFFPLMCDYRERLAAAGKFPGGFLKREGRPSTKEILTARLMDRPIRPLWPKGYKDEVQVQAFVMASDMQNDGDVLAMIGAGAALHISPLPFIGPIASVRVGKVDGKLVAFPTYDQLEESELDMIVSGDVDTVAMIEGFANEMPEDEMMEAIQFAHKIIKEVIELQKELFDKVQPAKVAYEAPADDGLFGRLNDAYYDDFRAAQQTSGKQDRNNAVSALRDRAMGEVIPDPKADGAICVNRFKTVWHDLEEKVIRDLISAGTRPDGRDRNSLRAIHCETDVLPRVHGSAVFQRGETQALITIALGTSRDEQRVDGLQDEFSKKFMLDYNFPSFSVGECRPIRGPGRREIGHGALAERSVAPVLPPADAFPYTIRVISDITESNGSSSMASVCGATLALMASGVPISNPVAGISVGLVQNSEDDWHLLTDILGTEDHFGDMDFKIAGTQNGITGIQLDLKITGVSNEIIRATLKQSREARIEILKKMLTAIPRPRREISPTAPRLLRTKIAPDKIGALIGPGGKNIRGIQETTGAVIEVDDDGTVLVASSNKESAQEAMKQVEACTATVQIGKIYDGIVSSIKEFGAFVEILPGRDGLVHISEMSGGYIASLDRVVAVGDEMKVLVIDVDEHDRVKLSRRRALEELGVEDPLAAELEGEGGGERSSGSSDGDGDGEDRPRRRRGGRGRGGPRSGGGSGGGDRGGRSRD; the protein is encoded by the coding sequence GTGAGCGTTCACAAAATTCGCGTTGAGCGAAAAATCGGCGATCAAGTCATGTCCATCGAGACAGGACACATCGCAAAACAAGCCGCCGGCAGCGTGTTGGTGCAGTATGGCGAAACAGTGGTTTTGGTCGCTGCGGCTTCGGGAACTCCCCGACCCGGAATCGACTTCTTCCCATTAATGTGTGACTACCGCGAGCGATTGGCCGCTGCTGGTAAGTTCCCAGGCGGTTTCTTGAAGCGAGAAGGTCGCCCAAGCACCAAAGAAATTCTGACCGCGCGTTTGATGGACCGTCCCATCCGACCACTGTGGCCTAAGGGCTACAAAGACGAAGTGCAAGTTCAAGCCTTCGTCATGGCCAGCGACATGCAAAACGACGGTGACGTCCTTGCCATGATCGGTGCCGGTGCCGCTCTGCACATCAGCCCACTTCCGTTCATTGGCCCGATCGCCAGCGTGCGAGTCGGCAAGGTTGACGGCAAATTGGTTGCCTTCCCAACCTACGATCAACTCGAAGAATCCGAGTTGGACATGATCGTCAGCGGTGACGTTGACACCGTTGCCATGATCGAAGGCTTCGCCAATGAAATGCCCGAAGACGAGATGATGGAAGCGATTCAGTTCGCTCACAAAATCATCAAGGAAGTCATCGAGCTTCAAAAAGAACTCTTCGACAAGGTTCAACCTGCCAAGGTTGCCTACGAAGCACCCGCAGACGACGGCCTGTTCGGTCGCCTGAACGATGCTTATTACGATGATTTCCGTGCCGCCCAACAAACTTCGGGCAAGCAAGATCGCAACAACGCCGTTTCGGCTCTTCGCGATCGTGCCATGGGCGAAGTCATTCCTGATCCCAAGGCGGATGGCGCAATCTGCGTTAACCGCTTTAAGACTGTCTGGCACGACCTGGAAGAGAAGGTTATCCGTGACCTGATCAGCGCCGGAACTCGCCCTGATGGACGTGATCGCAATTCCTTGCGTGCAATCCACTGCGAAACCGACGTTCTTCCACGCGTTCACGGTTCAGCCGTGTTCCAACGTGGCGAAACTCAAGCGTTGATCACCATCGCTTTGGGCACCAGTCGCGACGAACAACGCGTTGATGGTTTGCAAGATGAGTTCAGCAAGAAGTTCATGCTGGATTACAACTTCCCATCGTTCTCCGTCGGTGAATGCCGTCCGATCCGTGGCCCTGGCCGTCGTGAAATCGGTCACGGTGCTTTGGCTGAACGCAGTGTCGCTCCGGTTCTTCCACCGGCAGACGCGTTCCCTTACACCATCCGCGTGATCAGTGACATCACTGAATCGAACGGTTCGTCTTCGATGGCTTCCGTTTGTGGTGCCACCCTCGCTCTGATGGCTTCGGGCGTTCCAATCAGCAACCCAGTCGCTGGTATCTCGGTAGGTCTGGTTCAGAACTCCGAAGACGATTGGCACCTGCTGACGGACATCCTTGGTACCGAAGATCACTTCGGCGACATGGACTTCAAAATCGCTGGTACCCAAAACGGGATCACCGGGATTCAGCTTGACCTCAAGATTACCGGTGTTAGCAACGAAATCATTCGTGCCACACTGAAGCAATCTCGTGAAGCTCGTATCGAAATCTTGAAGAAGATGTTGACCGCGATTCCACGCCCTCGTCGTGAAATCTCGCCAACCGCTCCTCGTTTGCTTCGCACCAAGATCGCTCCCGACAAGATTGGTGCACTGATCGGTCCTGGCGGTAAGAACATCCGTGGTATCCAAGAAACCACTGGTGCGGTTATCGAAGTCGATGACGACGGAACCGTCTTGGTTGCTAGTAGCAACAAGGAATCGGCTCAAGAAGCCATGAAGCAAGTCGAAGCCTGCACGGCAACTGTCCAGATCGGCAAGATCTACGACGGCATCGTCAGCAGCATCAAGGAATTCGGTGCCTTCGTCGAAATCCTTCCTGGCCGTGACGGACTCGTTCACATCAGTGAAATGAGTGGCGGTTACATCGCTAGCTTGGACCGCGTGGTTGCCGTCGGCGACGAGATGAAAGTTCTCGTGATCGATGTCGATGAGCATGACCGAGTCAAGTTGAGCCGTCGTCGTGCCCTAGAAGAA
- the cysC gene encoding adenylyl-sulfate kinase gives MSTQPADNVNPTDDNSSKPDISQNIVWHEDTVSRERRESNLKQRGCVVWFTGLSGCGKSTIANELDRMLVEQGAASTLLDGDNVRHGLCAPPSVLATEHDDEFAERFGLGFSAVDREENIRRIGAVTGLMASAGLVTLAAFVSPYRRDRDRVRQVVEAAGQPGDFLEVFVDTPLEVCQQRDPKGLYKKAIAGEIKNFTGISDPYEAPQKAEIHLKFAAGMTPADQAGEILKQLHERKILQSR, from the coding sequence ATGAGCACGCAACCTGCCGACAACGTGAACCCGACCGATGACAACTCGTCCAAGCCTGATATCTCGCAGAATATCGTGTGGCACGAAGACACCGTCAGTCGCGAGCGACGGGAGTCCAATCTGAAACAACGTGGCTGTGTGGTTTGGTTCACCGGATTAAGCGGTTGTGGTAAGAGCACGATTGCCAACGAGCTCGACCGCATGCTGGTCGAACAGGGAGCGGCGTCGACACTCTTGGATGGTGATAACGTCCGCCATGGACTGTGTGCACCACCGAGTGTGTTAGCAACCGAACACGATGACGAGTTTGCCGAGCGATTTGGTTTGGGTTTCTCGGCTGTTGACCGCGAAGAAAACATACGACGAATCGGCGCCGTCACCGGTTTGATGGCCTCGGCAGGGTTGGTCACGCTGGCGGCTTTCGTCAGCCCCTACCGCCGAGACCGAGATCGCGTCCGTCAGGTGGTGGAGGCGGCTGGTCAGCCTGGCGACTTTCTGGAAGTCTTCGTCGACACTCCGCTGGAGGTTTGCCAGCAACGCGACCCGAAGGGGCTCTACAAAAAGGCGATCGCCGGTGAAATCAAAAACTTCACGGGCATCAGCGATCCCTACGAAGCACCCCAGAAGGCTGAAATCCATTTGAAGTTTGCGGCTGGGATGACGCCGGCGGACCAGGCCGGTGAGATTCTCAAGCAGCTGCACGAACGGAAAATTCTGCAAAGTCGCTGA
- a CDS encoding serine/threonine-protein kinase encodes MSITAEEFASRAVSTGCAERWDVERAVSELGVGEVELNDLVHEFQRRGLVTTLQTEKIIRGDRHGYFYGEYKVLYLIGAGTFARVYRAEKDGKVFAIKVLRKRFRDDPKELEQFLREGKMGLKLKHPNIVRIYELVADRHNPFLAMEFIEGQTLRDLVKIRGKLPYPMALKLIGEIASGLAFAANLGISHRDLKLSNTLITSDGVAKLVDFGLASLADRSNPEQIADCPNARAVDYATLERGTGVRKDDPRSDVFFAGNMLYHMLAGKPALSETKDRLQRMNVSRFQDIKPIFEYVPDLPGLVNQVLMNALEFNPTLRIQSADLLVAAIKGVIVDLKRAAEGKAAADNAPKAKVNKAGEEIITNEGRGYVVMFVESKTDMQNIIREKLKAQGYRVLIISNPERAMSRFIDAVDKPADCVMFGAAELGNEALAAYNAFAESQLTTDIPAILLADPQQKHIIGRAKRGSNRVILPLPLSIKQLRMALIKLLADTEPRSAGLI; translated from the coding sequence ATGTCCATCACTGCGGAAGAATTTGCATCGCGGGCCGTGTCGACGGGCTGCGCTGAACGATGGGATGTTGAACGCGCGGTCAGCGAGCTGGGCGTCGGCGAGGTGGAACTGAATGACTTGGTCCACGAATTCCAGCGTCGAGGCCTAGTGACGACGCTGCAAACCGAAAAGATCATCCGCGGCGACCGCCACGGTTACTTCTACGGTGAATACAAGGTTCTGTATCTGATCGGGGCGGGAACGTTTGCTCGGGTCTATCGAGCGGAAAAAGACGGCAAAGTCTTCGCGATCAAGGTTCTGCGGAAGCGATTCCGAGACGACCCCAAGGAACTCGAGCAGTTCTTGCGGGAAGGCAAGATGGGGCTGAAGCTGAAGCACCCCAACATTGTCCGGATCTATGAATTGGTCGCGGACCGCCACAACCCTTTCTTGGCGATGGAATTCATCGAAGGCCAAACGCTACGCGACCTGGTCAAGATTCGGGGCAAACTGCCGTACCCGATGGCGTTGAAATTGATCGGTGAGATTGCATCCGGCTTGGCCTTCGCGGCCAACCTGGGGATTTCCCACCGTGACTTGAAGCTGTCCAACACGCTGATCACGTCCGACGGGGTCGCCAAGCTGGTGGACTTTGGCTTGGCCTCGCTTGCCGACCGATCCAACCCGGAACAGATCGCCGATTGCCCCAATGCTCGCGCGGTTGACTATGCGACGTTGGAACGAGGCACCGGGGTTCGAAAAGACGATCCTCGCAGCGACGTGTTCTTCGCTGGCAACATGCTCTACCACATGCTCGCCGGCAAACCCGCTCTATCGGAAACGAAGGACCGACTTCAACGGATGAACGTCAGCCGGTTCCAAGACATCAAGCCGATCTTCGAATACGTGCCCGATTTGCCTGGGTTGGTGAACCAAGTGCTGATGAACGCATTGGAGTTCAACCCGACGTTACGGATCCAATCGGCTGACTTGTTGGTGGCGGCGATCAAGGGCGTGATCGTGGATCTGAAGCGAGCGGCCGAGGGAAAAGCGGCTGCGGACAACGCGCCGAAAGCCAAGGTGAACAAGGCCGGCGAAGAGATCATCACCAACGAAGGACGCGGGTATGTGGTGATGTTCGTCGAGTCCAAAACGGACATGCAAAACATCATCCGCGAAAAGTTGAAAGCCCAAGGCTACCGCGTGCTGATCATCTCGAACCCCGAACGTGCGATGTCTCGGTTCATCGATGCGGTCGACAAGCCGGCGGACTGTGTCATGTTCGGTGCCGCGGAACTGGGCAATGAAGCTTTGGCTGCGTACAACGCGTTTGCCGAAAGCCAGCTGACCACGGATATCCCGGCGATTCTGTTGGCTGACCCGCAACAGAAGCACATCATCGGCCGTGCCAAGCGAGGTTCCAATCGCGTGATCTTGCCGCTACCCTTGAGCATCAAACAACTGCGAATGGCGCTCATCAAGCTGCTCGCTGATACCGAACCCCGATCCGCCGGACTCATTTGA
- a CDS encoding response regulator transcription factor, with translation MSKTKVLVVEDYLPLVETLEYQLKRAGYEVYRATDGREALKQAKLILPDLIVLDVDLPILSGVEVCKQLRSNTATRDCLIMMLSALGEESDQVVGFAMGADDYVVKPVESYKVLLQKVKALLRRREPAVDDSDSVSHLGVKVDRRRFVVTIDDEPLKLTKSEFRLLETLIRQPGRAFDRNELVEAALGEDTLVLERTIDVHVRALRKKMNRAADLIETVRGVGYRFRESMGELAGVMEPEDSVSEASDAEPNQINHNADIA, from the coding sequence ATGTCGAAAACCAAAGTCCTGGTCGTCGAAGATTACCTTCCGCTGGTTGAGACGCTGGAGTACCAACTCAAGCGTGCCGGTTACGAAGTTTACCGAGCCACCGATGGTCGGGAAGCGCTCAAGCAAGCCAAGCTGATCCTGCCGGACCTGATTGTCCTGGACGTGGATCTACCGATTCTGAGTGGTGTGGAAGTCTGCAAGCAGCTTCGGTCCAACACCGCGACGCGTGATTGTTTGATCATGATGTTGTCGGCTTTGGGTGAAGAGTCCGACCAAGTCGTCGGGTTCGCCATGGGCGCCGATGATTACGTCGTCAAACCCGTGGAAAGCTACAAGGTTCTGCTTCAGAAAGTAAAAGCCCTGCTACGCCGACGCGAGCCTGCTGTTGATGACAGTGATTCGGTGAGCCATTTGGGCGTGAAAGTTGATCGACGCCGATTCGTCGTTACGATTGATGATGAGCCCCTGAAGCTAACCAAGAGCGAGTTCCGTTTGTTGGAAACGCTGATCCGGCAGCCCGGGCGAGCTTTCGACCGCAACGAGTTGGTTGAGGCCGCGTTGGGGGAAGACACGCTGGTTCTGGAACGAACGATTGACGTTCATGTGCGTGCTTTGCGAAAAAAGATGAATCGTGCCGCAGACCTGATCGAGACCGTTCGTGGCGTCGGATACCGATTCCGAGAATCGATGGGCGAACTGGCTGGCGTGATGGAGCCAGAAGACTCGGTTTCCGAAGCGTCAGACGCGGAACCGAATCAGATCAACCACAACGCTGACATCGCTTAG
- the rpsO gene encoding 30S ribosomal protein S15, translating into MTISKERKNEVVAEYGSTQTDTGSPEVQIAILTERINGLTEHMRTHRKDYASRRGLLGLVSRRRRLLDYVRGQDPQRYLDIIGKLGIRK; encoded by the coding sequence ATGACGATCTCGAAAGAACGCAAGAACGAAGTGGTCGCCGAGTACGGCTCGACCCAAACCGATACCGGATCACCCGAAGTTCAGATCGCGATTCTGACCGAGCGGATCAACGGATTGACCGAACACATGCGAACCCATCGCAAAGACTACGCATCACGCCGTGGTTTGCTGGGTCTCGTTTCACGTCGTCGGCGATTGCTTGATTACGTTCGCGGTCAAGACCCGCAACGATACCTGGATATCATCGGTAAGCTTGGTATCCGTAAGTAG
- a CDS encoding SMI1/KNR4 family protein yields MNAADSTSNDAESVPDSDPSLAAQGELTAGSQGDVSWSQTISQRFSLDLSPDLVAWWDDEVWRHLGPGEYCHPATPKVLLGDAPDPVWPPLMPPNFLPLVGNGAGDWLCLRILDPDVAEATGRTTDVCHWYHGGGDWLPWGNTLAEALLFDWALPRLPQSERRHADPAEASSVQNEEGIDAIEQHEHPWVIWAKSHLPSAGKSDEGASDVSVLAELGQLSGRDLAERLIERGICEIPARCQLLLDGLHHELVEKLTPAIANKLDLTWNELMRWCFDLGTLPRDVASRIQAELGLPESATQVCQQDWETVQQHASVISAQARDLSWGHDILGYCLQRAGRTDEAASAFARAIRCSVFTDQSVRLRTHWATSSDGVSKVSARFLDKDAAVDASSTAAIPDQLGCVPAAIEQPVLIKLLCSRSAAGPDSMRQEYAETLIARSRDFQTTAPATEARLLYSAGWDLGAEPLRCFGDLLDQYISACREAGWVSHQRLAEVHRQGLQTRYRL; encoded by the coding sequence GTGAACGCCGCCGATTCGACCTCCAACGACGCCGAATCTGTGCCGGATTCCGACCCATCGCTTGCTGCCCAAGGCGAGCTGACAGCGGGCTCGCAAGGTGATGTTTCGTGGTCGCAAACAATATCTCAGCGTTTTTCGCTGGACCTCAGCCCCGATTTGGTGGCTTGGTGGGACGATGAAGTGTGGCGTCACCTCGGGCCAGGTGAATATTGCCATCCCGCGACACCGAAAGTGCTACTGGGCGACGCCCCCGATCCCGTTTGGCCGCCGTTGATGCCGCCCAACTTTTTACCCTTGGTCGGAAACGGTGCCGGTGACTGGCTGTGTTTGCGGATCTTGGATCCCGATGTGGCCGAAGCGACCGGGCGAACGACCGACGTTTGCCATTGGTATCACGGCGGCGGCGATTGGCTGCCCTGGGGCAATACCCTCGCCGAAGCACTGCTGTTTGATTGGGCTTTGCCGCGTTTGCCTCAGTCTGAACGTCGTCACGCCGATCCCGCGGAAGCTTCTTCGGTTCAAAACGAAGAGGGCATCGACGCAATCGAACAACACGAACACCCATGGGTTATCTGGGCCAAGTCGCATTTGCCTTCCGCGGGTAAGTCCGACGAAGGGGCCAGCGACGTTTCTGTGTTGGCTGAACTTGGTCAGCTATCGGGGCGGGATCTTGCCGAGCGATTGATCGAGCGAGGAATCTGTGAAATCCCAGCCCGCTGCCAGCTTCTGTTGGACGGCCTGCATCATGAACTCGTTGAAAAGTTAACTCCCGCGATCGCCAACAAGCTCGACCTGACCTGGAACGAGCTGATGCGGTGGTGTTTCGATCTCGGGACCTTGCCACGCGACGTCGCCAGTCGGATCCAAGCGGAACTTGGGCTGCCCGAATCGGCAACTCAGGTTTGCCAACAGGATTGGGAAACGGTGCAGCAGCATGCGTCCGTGATCTCGGCCCAGGCTCGCGATTTATCCTGGGGCCACGATATTCTGGGCTACTGTCTGCAACGAGCCGGCCGAACCGACGAAGCCGCATCCGCATTCGCTCGAGCAATCCGCTGCAGCGTTTTCACCGACCAAAGCGTCCGGCTGCGAACCCACTGGGCAACCTCGTCCGACGGAGTATCGAAGGTTTCCGCTCGCTTCCTGGACAAGGACGCCGCCGTGGACGCTTCCTCCACCGCAGCGATTCCCGATCAATTGGGCTGCGTCCCGGCTGCGATCGAGCAACCCGTGCTGATCAAATTGTTGTGCAGTCGTTCTGCGGCTGGCCCCGATTCAATGCGTCAGGAGTACGCCGAAACGCTGATAGCCCGATCTCGCGATTTTCAGACGACTGCTCCCGCGACCGAAGCCCGCTTGCTCTATTCAGCTGGCTGGGACTTGGGCGCCGAACCGCTGCGATGTTTCGGCGATTTGCTCGACCAATACATTTCGGCCTGTCGCGAAGCCGGCTGGGTTTCGCATCAACGGCTTGCCGAAGTGCATCGCCAAGGCCTGCAAACACGCTACCGATTGTGA